One part of the Rutidosis leptorrhynchoides isolate AG116_Rl617_1_P2 chromosome 1, CSIRO_AGI_Rlap_v1, whole genome shotgun sequence genome encodes these proteins:
- the LOC139840304 gene encoding uncharacterized protein, translated as MAEKLDAEEAAAEEVANNRVPRPRIYIRRDRELAGENLYKHYFQENPVYPENRFKRRFRMSSRLFKRIDPLPLHFEYFKQKSDALGRQELYVDEYLRKPTSSDIARLYSAHEEKHGFRGMLGSIDCKHWKWKNCPNAWKGQYTSGHQGHPTIVFEAVASYDT; from the exons ATGGCCGAAAAATTAGATGCTGAAGAGGCTGCAGCTGAAGAGGTTGCAAACAATCGTGTTCCACGACCTCGAATTTACATTCGTAGAGATCGTGAACTTGCAGGTGAAAACCTATACAAACACTACTTCCAAGAGAATCCAGTTTATCCTGAAAATAGATTCAAAAGACGTTTTAGAATGAGTAGCAGATTATTTAAGCGTATCGATCCATTACCACTTCATTTTGAATATTTTAAACAAAAAAGTGACGCTCTTGGTCGACAAG AACTGTATGTTGATGAATATTTGAGGAAACCAACGAGTAGCGATATAGCTCGTTTGTATAGCGCGCACGAAGAAAAACATGGCTTTAGGGGAATGCTTGGAAGCATAGACTGCAAGCATTGGAAGTGGAAGAATTGTCCAAATGCTTGGAAAGGGCAATATACTAGTGGTCATCAAGGTCACCCGACCATAGTTTTTGAAGCAGTTGCTTCATATGATACATGA